The DNA window TATCGCCGCTGTAATTACTTCTACCGCTTTGGCAATTTGCGGAATTTCTTGTTTAACCGCGTGTGCAACTTTTTGATCTTCTTCATTCATCACTTCCAAAAATTCAAGAGGTGTTAATTCATCTAAATTCATTGTCTTCTTATTGCGAGTCTCTGTTGTCAAATGCTCCAACATGATTTTCATCATCCTTTTCCACTTATGAAATCGCTTTCTTAACTGAAGAATAACATTTATGAAATATTATTTCAATAAAATTATTTAATTATTAAAATATAGTATCAAAATACTAGAATCTATTAAAAAATAAAAGCCACTCCTACTAAAGGAAGCGACTTCACATGTGCCACAATGACCGAAAACGTCAAATGGCAAGCATCCAATAAACCGGAGGCTTGCCATCTTTTTGATTTTAGAACATTAGATTGAAGGCAAGGTTATCTCATTCTATACCTGACCCTTCCTATGTCTTCCAGAGAAATCGAATTATATGTAGAACATGTAATTCTCTTTACCGCCATGTTCTTCAAATGAGATCAAATACTCAAGTGTAGTGGAATCAATCACATCAGCGATACTATCGCGAATACGCAACCACAAGTCTCGCTTGGCTGGATCGTCTTCTTCCGTAAAATCCACTACAGAGATAGGCCCTTCCAACACACGAATAATATCTCCCGCGGTAATCTCTGCTGCTTCCCTCGCTAGGATATACCCGCCGTATGCACCGCGAATACTCTTGACCAAACCAGCGTTACGCAGTGGCGCAATCAGTTGCTCCAAATAATGCTCAGATAATTGATTCTTCTCTGCAATACTTTTTAGGGAGGTTGGTCCTTCACCAAATTTTGCGGCTAGTTCCATCATGATTGTTAAGCCATAGCGTCCCTTTGTGGAAATCTTCAAAGAAGCCACCTCTTTCAATTTTCAAGTAATATTTATATAATTGAACTTTGATCAATTAATGTTAGGATTTATAGCTCCCTATTCCTATCATTAACCTCTGCTTATCGTAACACATCACGTCTCTTTTTGGAAAGAAATCAGCAATCTGCCTCATCTTGTTCACTCAGATTCACAGCAGCAGTCAAAGGTCGTATATTGCCACAGGCTTATGATAAAATAACGATAGGAACAAAGGAGTGATATTATGTCAAAATCCAATAGTGAAACGCGGATCGTCGTTGGAATGTCAGGTGGCGTTGATTCCTCAGTTACAGCGCTATTGCTCAAACAACAAGGGTATGACGTGATTGGCATATTCATGAAGAATTGGGACGATACCGATGAGTTTGGAGTCTGCACCGCAGAACAGGACGCCGAAGATGTAAGACGCGTCTGTGAACAAATTGATATCCCTTACTATACGGTTAATTTCGAGAAAGAATACTATGATAAAGTATTTGCCTATTTTCTCGAAGAATATAAGCGCGGACGTACACCAAATCCCGATGTAATTTGTAATCGAGAGATCAAATTTGGTGAATTTCTGAACAAAGCGTTGGATTTGGGCGCAGATTACGTGGCTACAGGTCATTACGCGCGTGTTGTAGAAGATGGTAGCTTATTTAAGTTGCTACGTGGTATCGATAACAACAAAGACCAAACCTACTTTCTTAACGCGTTGAATCAGGAACAGTTGTCCAAAGCTATGTTCCCTATAGGACATCTTCCTAAGCCAGAAGTACGGCGGATTGCTGATGAAGCAGGACTATATACTGCGAAGAAGAAAGACAGTACAGGCGTATGTTTTATCGGAGAACGAAATTTCAAAGAATTCTTAAGTAATTATCTTCCTGCCCAATCGGGTAAGATGATCGACATTGTATCAGGTGAAGTTAAAGGGCAGCATGATGGATTAATGTATTACACCTTAGGACAACGACAAGGACTAGGCATCGGTGGATCCGGTTCTGGCGAACCATGGTTTGTCGCTGAGAAGGACTTAGAGAACAACATCCTGTACGTTGTACAAGGCGACAAGCATCCAAGCTTGTATTCTACAAGTCTAATCGCATCGGGCATTAATTGGATCTCTGGAGCTGATAAAATACCTGGAAAACCGTTCAAATGTACAGCC is part of the Paenibacillus segetis genome and encodes:
- the cymR gene encoding cysteine metabolism transcriptional regulator CymR, giving the protein MKISTKGRYGLTIMMELAAKFGEGPTSLKSIAEKNQLSEHYLEQLIAPLRNAGLVKSIRGAYGGYILAREAAEITAGDIIRVLEGPISVVDFTEEDDPAKRDLWLRIRDSIADVIDSTTLEYLISFEEHGGKENYMFYI
- the mnmA gene encoding tRNA 2-thiouridine(34) synthase MnmA, translating into MSKSNSETRIVVGMSGGVDSSVTALLLKQQGYDVIGIFMKNWDDTDEFGVCTAEQDAEDVRRVCEQIDIPYYTVNFEKEYYDKVFAYFLEEYKRGRTPNPDVICNREIKFGEFLNKALDLGADYVATGHYARVVEDGSLFKLLRGIDNNKDQTYFLNALNQEQLSKAMFPIGHLPKPEVRRIADEAGLYTAKKKDSTGVCFIGERNFKEFLSNYLPAQSGKMIDIVSGEVKGQHDGLMYYTLGQRQGLGIGGSGSGEPWFVAEKDLENNILYVVQGDKHPSLYSTSLIASGINWISGADKIPGKPFKCTAKFRYRQPDQGVTLIPQKDGTLLVQFDVPQKAITPGQAVVFFNGEECLGGGTIEAPEKVQA